A single genomic interval of Brevundimonas diminuta harbors:
- a CDS encoding copper resistance system multicopper oxidase, whose protein sequence is MKLDRRLLLRGAVAGGGLAALQGLMPAWAQTGSPGLRSDLPTLTGPNIDLTIGQTPFTVNGRTATATTINGVLPAPVLRLREGQNARLAVTNTLDEDTSIHWHGILLPFQMDGVPGISFPGIKPRETFVYEFPIRQSGTFWYHSHSGLQEALGHYGPIVIDPAGADPVAYDREHVLVLSDWSFMHPHEILDKLKKSPGYFNRQRTTLAGLFSGEDRMSLEERRMWGQMRMDPRDILDVNGTTYTYLINGHGPQENWTGLFRPGERVRLRIINASAMSIFNVRIPGLPMTVVQADGENVRPVETDEFQISVAETYDVIVRPTEDRAYTIVSEAIDRSGMGRATLAPRLGMTAEVPPLREVPNLTMKDMGMGDMGGMGGMDHGSMGGQPGGAMAGMDHGAMTGASGGAMAGMDHGAMATQSTGAMTGMDHGSMAGMSMRDPANAPPDMAVGVGVDAIAMAPANRMGERPTGLADVPHRVLVYTDLVSLTPNKDQRPPSRTMEIHLTGNMERFMWGFDGRKFSELVEPIRFERNERVRVTLVNDTMMAHPIHLHGHFFELVTGGPAGHQPLKHTVNVLPGGKVTFDLTADNPGDWAFHCHMLMHMHAGMFNVVTVRPMAGASS, encoded by the coding sequence ATGAAGCTGGATCGTCGACTGCTGCTGCGCGGCGCCGTCGCGGGCGGCGGTCTCGCCGCCTTGCAGGGCCTGATGCCCGCCTGGGCGCAGACGGGCTCGCCGGGGCTGCGGTCGGACCTGCCTACCCTGACTGGGCCGAATATCGATCTGACCATCGGTCAGACACCCTTCACCGTGAACGGGCGCACCGCGACCGCCACGACCATCAACGGCGTGCTGCCGGCGCCGGTGTTGCGGCTGCGTGAAGGCCAGAACGCCCGTCTGGCGGTGACGAACACCCTGGACGAAGACACCTCGATCCACTGGCATGGGATTCTCCTGCCCTTCCAGATGGACGGGGTGCCCGGGATCAGCTTCCCAGGCATTAAGCCGCGCGAGACCTTCGTCTATGAGTTTCCGATCAGGCAGTCCGGCACCTTCTGGTACCACAGCCACTCCGGCCTGCAGGAGGCGCTCGGCCATTACGGGCCGATCGTCATCGATCCGGCCGGTGCCGATCCGGTCGCCTACGACCGCGAGCATGTGCTGGTCCTGTCGGACTGGAGTTTCATGCATCCGCACGAAATCCTCGACAAGCTGAAGAAGAGCCCCGGCTACTTCAACCGGCAGCGCACGACCCTGGCGGGCCTCTTCTCCGGCGAGGACCGCATGAGCCTGGAGGAACGGCGCATGTGGGGCCAGATGCGGATGGACCCGCGCGACATCCTCGACGTGAATGGGACGACCTACACCTATCTGATCAATGGACACGGCCCGCAGGAGAACTGGACCGGCCTGTTCCGACCCGGCGAACGGGTGCGGCTGCGCATCATCAACGCCTCGGCCATGTCGATCTTCAACGTCCGCATCCCCGGCCTGCCGATGACGGTGGTCCAGGCCGACGGCGAGAACGTGCGTCCGGTCGAGACCGACGAGTTCCAGATCTCCGTCGCCGAGACCTATGACGTCATCGTCCGACCGACCGAAGACCGGGCCTACACCATCGTATCCGAGGCCATCGACCGTTCCGGCATGGGGCGGGCGACCCTTGCTCCGCGCCTGGGGATGACCGCCGAGGTTCCGCCGCTCCGCGAGGTTCCAAACCTGACCATGAAGGACATGGGCATGGGGGACATGGGCGGCATGGGCGGCATGGACCACGGCTCGATGGGAGGCCAGCCGGGCGGCGCCATGGCGGGGATGGATCATGGCGCCATGACCGGCGCCTCCGGCGGCGCCATGGCCGGGATGGATCACGGCGCCATGGCGACCCAGTCCACGGGTGCGATGACCGGGATGGACCACGGCTCCATGGCCGGCATGAGCATGCGCGATCCCGCCAACGCGCCGCCGGACATGGCGGTGGGGGTCGGCGTGGACGCCATCGCCATGGCGCCGGCCAACCGCATGGGCGAGCGCCCGACGGGACTGGCCGACGTACCCCACCGCGTGCTGGTCTACACCGACCTGGTCTCGCTGACGCCCAACAAGGACCAGCGTCCCCCATCGCGGACCATGGAGATCCACCTGACCGGCAACATGGAGCGGTTCATGTGGGGCTTCGACGGAAGAAAGTTCAGCGAACTGGTCGAGCCGATCCGCTTTGAGCGGAACGAGCGGGTGAGGGTGACCCTGGTCAACGACACCATGATGGCCCACCCCATCCACCTGCACGGCCACTTCTTCGAACTGGTGACCGGCGGACCGGCGGGCCACCAACCGCTGAAGCATACGGTCAACGTTCTCCCCGGCGGCAAGGTCACCTTTGACCTGACCGCCGACAATCCCGGGGACTGGGCCTTCCACTGTCACATGCTGATGCACATGCACGCGGGCATGTTCAACGTCGTCACCGTCCGCCCGATGGCAGGAGCTTCGTCATGA
- a CDS encoding DUF305 domain-containing protein: MEKMKTMDSMKGSYRSFGFELVLDFIIMYLVMYTMIASLNHFYFNLNNVYMTLMMVSPMAILMLIFMRSMYPSKRTNLLIGGAAALVFAVSFYGMRTQAAVGDTEFLKSMIPHHSGAILMCQQASLTDPEVLGLCEEIVSSQEREIAQMKAILARR; encoded by the coding sequence ATGGAAAAGATGAAGACGATGGATTCGATGAAGGGGAGCTACCGTTCGTTCGGCTTCGAACTCGTTCTGGATTTCATCATCATGTACCTGGTGATGTACACGATGATCGCGTCCCTCAATCACTTCTACTTCAACCTCAACAACGTCTACATGACGCTGATGATGGTTTCGCCGATGGCGATCCTCATGCTGATCTTTATGCGATCGATGTATCCGTCGAAACGGACTAACCTTCTGATCGGCGGAGCCGCCGCCCTGGTGTTCGCGGTGAGCTTTTACGGCATGCGGACCCAGGCGGCGGTGGGCGACACCGAGTTCTTGAAATCGATGATCCCGCACCATTCCGGCGCCATCCTGATGTGTCAGCAGGCATCGCTGACGGATCCGGAAGTGCTGGGTCTGTGCGAGGAGATCGTCAGCTCCCAGGAGAGGGAGATCGCCCAGATGAAAGCCATCCTGGCGAGGCGCTGA
- a CDS encoding DUF305 domain-containing protein produces MLTPTFTHTSLLVAGCSALVLAACSPAAEPPPNTEAEASAQTQEPMAMAQPPFSAAEAKMHEAMMSAMGADAGETWARKMISHHQGALDMSEIVLRDTQDADIRRMAQKTIEMQTGDIAELRRWLETNVGAAAGAAAPGGSAENPYATAEAKMKDAMMAATGADTDQTWARKMIAHHQGALDMAQVVLRESQDADIRRMAQKTIEMQTADIAELRAWLDSHPAGAA; encoded by the coding sequence ATGCTCACCCCGACTTTCACCCACACGTCTCTCCTGGTCGCCGGCTGTTCCGCTCTCGTTCTGGCGGCCTGCAGCCCGGCGGCGGAACCGCCGCCGAACACGGAGGCCGAAGCCTCGGCTCAGACGCAGGAGCCGATGGCCATGGCGCAGCCTCCGTTCTCCGCCGCCGAGGCCAAGATGCACGAGGCCATGATGTCCGCCATGGGCGCGGATGCGGGCGAGACATGGGCCCGCAAGATGATCTCTCACCACCAGGGCGCGCTGGACATGTCCGAGATCGTGCTGAGGGACACACAGGACGCGGATATCCGTCGCATGGCCCAGAAGACCATCGAGATGCAGACCGGCGATATCGCCGAGCTGCGGCGCTGGCTTGAAACGAACGTGGGCGCCGCCGCCGGCGCGGCGGCTCCGGGCGGAAGCGCGGAAAATCCATACGCGACGGCCGAGGCCAAGATGAAGGACGCCATGATGGCCGCGACCGGGGCCGACACGGACCAGACCTGGGCTCGCAAGATGATTGCGCATCACCAGGGCGCCCTCGACATGGCCCAGGTGGTGTTGCGCGAAAGTCAGGACGCCGACATCCGGCGCATGGCGCAGAAAACGATCGAGATGCAGACCGCCGACATCGCCGAGTTGCGCGCCTGGCTGGACTCCCATCCGGCCGGCGCTGCCTGA
- a CDS encoding heavy metal translocating P-type ATPase — MATSSHSHPAGHGCCSNKTPQAGAQAVDPVCGMTVDPATTAHRATHEGQAYVFCSAGCRTKFVDDPARYLGERPEPASVTPGVIYTCPMHPEVRQEGPGSCPICGMALEPETVTAEAPVNHELIDFTRRLWIGAVLTLPVFALEMGGHLTGLAMRIPGQTSNWIQFALATPVVLWSGWPFFQRGWASIRNRSLNMFTLIAIGVGAAWIYSVVAVLAPHLFPAAVRRMDGSAPVYFEAAAIITVLVLVGQILELRAREQTSGAIRALLDLAPKTARRVRDDGGDEDVTLDLVAVGDRLRVRPGEKVAVDGEILDGRVTLDESLVTGESMPVTKDVGDKVVAGSLNKTGSFVMRADKVGADTLLAQIVQMVAQAQRSRAPIQRLADKVSGWFVPAVIGIAVLAAIVWGLAGPEPRLSYALVAAVSVLIIACPCALGLATPISIMVGVGRGAHAGVLIKNAEALERFEKVDTLVLDKTGTLTEGRPSVTAVRPADGFDEAELLRLSASLERSSEHPLADAVVRAASDQNLVLSEASDFDSPVGRGVTGVVDGRRVALGNSRYLAEIGVDVGPLEAGADTLRQDGATAIFVAVDGAAAGVLGIADPVKATTAEAIRDLKASGLRLVMMTGDNRTTAEAVARRLGIDDVQAEVLPQDKAAVVERLRAEGRIVAMAGDGVNDAPALAAADVGVAMGAGSDVAIESAGVTLLGGDLQGLVRARKLSRAVMSNIRQNLVFAFGYNTLGIPIAAGLLYPVSGLLLSPALAALAMALSSVSVIANALRLRAVRL, encoded by the coding sequence ATGGCTACGTCATCCCATTCCCATCCCGCCGGTCACGGCTGCTGTTCGAACAAGACGCCTCAAGCCGGCGCCCAGGCGGTCGATCCGGTCTGCGGCATGACCGTCGATCCGGCGACCACGGCGCATCGGGCCACCCACGAGGGCCAGGCGTATGTCTTCTGTTCGGCGGGCTGCCGGACCAAATTCGTGGACGATCCGGCTCGCTATCTCGGCGAGCGGCCCGAACCGGCTTCCGTCACGCCCGGTGTGATCTACACCTGCCCGATGCATCCCGAGGTGCGCCAGGAGGGACCTGGCTCCTGTCCGATCTGCGGCATGGCGCTGGAGCCGGAGACCGTCACCGCCGAGGCTCCGGTCAATCACGAACTGATCGACTTCACCCGTCGCCTGTGGATCGGCGCGGTTCTGACGCTGCCGGTCTTCGCGCTTGAAATGGGCGGCCATCTGACCGGGCTGGCGATGCGGATTCCGGGCCAGACCTCCAACTGGATCCAGTTCGCCCTGGCGACGCCGGTCGTGCTGTGGTCCGGCTGGCCGTTCTTCCAGAGGGGCTGGGCGTCCATCCGCAATCGCAGCCTCAACATGTTCACCCTGATCGCCATCGGCGTCGGTGCGGCCTGGATCTACAGCGTGGTCGCGGTTCTGGCGCCGCATCTGTTCCCGGCGGCGGTCCGGCGGATGGACGGCAGCGCGCCGGTCTATTTCGAGGCGGCGGCCATCATCACCGTCCTGGTGCTGGTCGGCCAGATCCTGGAGCTTCGGGCGCGCGAACAGACGTCGGGGGCCATCAGGGCCCTGCTGGACCTCGCCCCGAAGACCGCGCGGCGCGTCCGCGACGACGGCGGCGACGAGGACGTCACCCTCGATCTGGTCGCTGTGGGAGACCGGCTGCGCGTCCGTCCCGGCGAGAAGGTGGCGGTCGACGGAGAGATCCTGGACGGCCGGGTCACCCTCGACGAGTCCCTCGTCACGGGTGAATCCATGCCGGTGACCAAGGACGTCGGCGACAAGGTCGTCGCCGGGTCGCTCAACAAGACCGGCTCGTTCGTCATGCGAGCCGACAAGGTGGGCGCCGACACCCTCCTGGCGCAGATCGTCCAGATGGTGGCGCAGGCCCAACGCAGCCGCGCGCCGATCCAGCGGCTGGCCGACAAGGTGTCGGGCTGGTTCGTTCCGGCCGTGATCGGGATCGCCGTTCTCGCCGCGATCGTCTGGGGCCTAGCCGGCCCCGAACCGCGGCTGTCCTACGCCCTCGTCGCCGCGGTCTCCGTGCTGATCATCGCCTGTCCGTGCGCCCTGGGCTTGGCCACGCCGATCTCCATCATGGTCGGGGTGGGGCGCGGCGCTCACGCCGGGGTGCTCATCAAGAACGCCGAGGCGCTGGAGCGCTTCGAGAAGGTGGACACCCTGGTGCTCGACAAAACCGGCACCCTGACGGAGGGGCGCCCCTCGGTGACGGCCGTCCGGCCAGCCGACGGGTTCGACGAGGCCGAGCTTCTGAGACTTTCCGCCAGTCTTGAGCGGAGCAGCGAGCATCCGCTGGCGGACGCCGTCGTTCGGGCGGCGAGCGACCAGAATCTGGTTCTGTCCGAGGCGTCGGACTTCGACAGCCCCGTCGGGCGCGGCGTCACCGGGGTCGTCGACGGCCGCCGCGTGGCGCTCGGCAACAGCCGCTATCTGGCCGAGATCGGCGTCGACGTCGGGCCTCTGGAAGCCGGGGCCGATACGCTTCGCCAAGACGGCGCGACCGCCATCTTCGTCGCCGTGGACGGGGCTGCGGCCGGCGTGCTGGGCATCGCCGATCCGGTCAAGGCGACGACCGCCGAGGCCATCCGCGATCTGAAGGCGTCGGGGCTGCGTCTGGTGATGATGACCGGCGACAACCGCACAACGGCCGAGGCGGTGGCGCGCCGGCTCGGCATAGACGACGTTCAGGCCGAGGTTCTGCCCCAGGACAAGGCGGCGGTCGTCGAGCGGCTGAGAGCGGAGGGTCGGATCGTCGCCATGGCCGGAGACGGTGTGAACGACGCCCCGGCCCTGGCCGCCGCCGACGTGGGGGTGGCCATGGGCGCCGGCTCGGACGTCGCGATCGAGAGCGCCGGGGTCACCCTTCTCGGCGGCGATCTCCAGGGCCTCGTCCGGGCGCGCAAACTGTCCCGTGCGGTGATGAGCAACATCCGCCAGAACCTGGTCTTCGCCTTCGGTTACAACACCCTCGGCATTCCGATCGCGGCGGGACTGCTCTACCCGGTCTCCGGCCTCCTATTGTCGCCGGCCCTGGCGGCGTTGGCGATGGCCCTGTCCTCCGTCAGTGTGATCGCCAACGCGCTGCGGCTCCGGGCCGTCCGACTCTGA
- a CDS encoding metal-sensitive transcriptional regulator gives MQTEIKPKVLNRLSRLEGQVRGLSRMVEEDRYCIDVLTQLQAVRAALSRVESEVLKDHMDHCVMGAIAGDDLADRKAKATELIELLGRASR, from the coding sequence ATGCAGACCGAGATCAAGCCGAAGGTGTTGAACCGCCTGAGCCGCTTAGAGGGGCAGGTGCGTGGCCTTTCCAGAATGGTCGAGGAGGACCGCTACTGCATCGACGTCCTAACCCAGCTCCAGGCCGTTCGGGCGGCGCTGTCGCGCGTTGAGAGCGAGGTCTTGAAGGACCACATGGATCACTGCGTCATGGGCGCGATCGCGGGTGACGATCTCGCCGACCGCAAGGCCAAGGCGACCGAACTGATCGAACTTCTCGGCCGCGCTTCCCGCTAG
- a CDS encoding acyltransferase family protein, with the protein MTSVPPTRDGYPADLRALTSLRAFLALGVVLFHYQLQWDPALGFSPIIERSRLAVDAFFMLSGFILAHVYGPAFASGGFSYRRFIVARLARLYPLHVAVLTGALIMVLGATAAGVRFDAEGYGPLAFFQTLFLIQAWFPTDAELNWSGPSWSLSAEWFAYLLFPAYAWLALHLRARPWVLLGIGAAAFVALDAFYVQAFGKVLPRAEDSLGILRIAPEFLIGMALYGLGHRWRWSRPVAATAALFTTVLLLGAMQLSLDDRIIVALAAPVILTWSLLARADCEGPLASPGLVFAGEASFALYLVHMPVIVAWKGVVAELRGVDSTFRITPVELIGLFIATALIAAALHLLVEKPGRTWIRRRFDRRRDELAPAALSPPALREPDDR; encoded by the coding sequence ATGACATCCGTACCGCCGACCCGAGACGGCTATCCCGCCGATCTCAGGGCCCTGACCAGTCTGCGCGCCTTCCTCGCCTTGGGGGTGGTGCTGTTCCATTATCAACTCCAATGGGATCCGGCCCTGGGCTTCAGCCCGATCATCGAGCGAAGCCGGCTGGCGGTGGACGCCTTCTTCATGCTGTCGGGCTTCATTCTGGCGCACGTCTACGGTCCGGCCTTCGCGAGCGGCGGTTTCAGTTACCGGCGTTTCATCGTCGCCCGGCTCGCGCGGCTTTATCCCCTGCACGTCGCGGTTCTGACGGGCGCCTTGATCATGGTGCTGGGCGCGACCGCCGCCGGCGTCCGCTTCGACGCCGAGGGCTACGGGCCGCTGGCCTTCTTCCAGACGCTGTTTCTCATCCAGGCCTGGTTTCCGACCGATGCGGAGTTGAACTGGAGCGGCCCGAGCTGGTCCCTGTCGGCGGAATGGTTCGCCTATCTGCTGTTCCCCGCCTACGCCTGGCTGGCCCTCCATCTGCGAGCGCGGCCGTGGGTGCTGCTGGGGATCGGGGCCGCGGCGTTCGTCGCCCTCGACGCCTTCTACGTCCAGGCGTTCGGCAAGGTCCTTCCGCGAGCTGAGGACTCCCTCGGCATTCTCCGGATCGCCCCCGAATTCCTGATCGGCATGGCGCTGTACGGGCTGGGTCATCGGTGGCGCTGGAGCCGGCCCGTGGCCGCCACGGCCGCCCTGTTCACGACCGTCCTGCTGCTGGGCGCGATGCAGCTGTCGCTGGACGACCGCATCATCGTCGCCCTCGCCGCCCCCGTGATTCTGACCTGGTCCCTGCTCGCGCGGGCGGATTGCGAGGGACCCCTCGCCTCCCCGGGCCTTGTCTTCGCCGGAGAAGCGTCCTTCGCCCTGTATCTGGTGCACATGCCGGTGATCGTGGCCTGGAAGGGCGTCGTGGCCGAACTGCGCGGCGTCGACAGCACCTTCCGCATCACGCCGGTCGAACTGATCGGATTGTTCATCGCCACGGCCCTGATCGCGGCGGCGCTGCATCTGCTCGTCGAAAAGCCCGGCCGAACCTGGATAAGGCGCCGGTTCGACAGGCGTCGCGACGAGCTCGCCCCGGCCGCGCTCAGCCCGCCGGCGCTCCGTGAGCCTGACGATCGCTGA